One genomic window of Desulfuromonas acetoxidans DSM 684 includes the following:
- a CDS encoding GSU3529 family protein has protein sequence MELFEQLAAAIRHENEQGELPDYLVAPLQQVANQAERYQEQTDLVRRLIEQLNDLDPYSDCGCFGEGYTVSDLITTLDKLGITVEGGSPSSCSVS, from the coding sequence ATGGAACTGTTTGAACAACTGGCCGCAGCTATTCGGCATGAAAACGAACAGGGCGAACTGCCCGACTATCTGGTTGCCCCCTTGCAACAGGTGGCTAACCAGGCGGAACGCTATCAAGAGCAAACGGACCTCGTGCGCCGCCTTATTGAGCAATTAAACGACCTTGATCCTTACAGCGACTGCGGTTGTTTTGGAGAAGGCTATACCGTCTCCGACCTGATCACAACGCTGGACAAACTCGGCATTACGGTTGAAGGGGGTTCGCCGTCCAGTTGTTCAGTGTCTTAA
- a CDS encoding LysR family transcriptional regulator: MELYQLQSFAVIAQTKNLTRAAETLNLSQSALSSQLKGLEEDLGVVLFKRGARGMRLTLQGEQLLDEANQVLSSVRQLREQAHALHQGGGEVVTLGLNASPSFLRIASISRRLSQLHGEVRPVFQTSQTVNTARMLREGQIDVGFHYGRMRERDIVHQVLAEVRVCVVIPTRLTEDVDSLDWTQVAALPWIWVGNDCPFYTMLMERIERQLLPRQVVTTVDEQIVRELVADGQGVAMMREDEAMPLVQRGRVKIWEPGWLTLPLGLAWLSKNSGQDRIRSMVSVIQDVWQTEQSVEESETPYWL; this comes from the coding sequence ATGGAACTTTATCAGTTACAGTCGTTTGCCGTGATTGCCCAGACCAAGAATCTGACCCGCGCAGCAGAAACCCTCAACCTCAGCCAGTCGGCATTGTCCAGCCAGCTCAAAGGTCTGGAGGAAGATCTCGGCGTTGTCCTGTTCAAGCGGGGGGCGCGTGGTATGCGCCTGACCTTGCAGGGGGAGCAGTTGCTCGATGAGGCCAACCAGGTGCTTAGTTCGGTGCGTCAGTTACGCGAACAGGCCCATGCTTTGCATCAGGGCGGCGGTGAAGTGGTGACGCTGGGATTGAATGCCAGTCCATCCTTTTTACGCATTGCCTCGATTTCCCGGCGACTTAGCCAGTTGCACGGCGAGGTGCGGCCGGTGTTCCAGACCAGTCAAACCGTAAACACGGCGCGCATGTTGCGCGAAGGACAGATCGATGTCGGTTTTCATTACGGCCGCATGCGGGAGCGCGATATTGTTCATCAAGTGCTGGCCGAAGTGCGGGTGTGCGTGGTGATTCCGACGCGTCTGACCGAGGATGTCGACAGTCTGGATTGGACGCAGGTGGCAGCATTGCCGTGGATCTGGGTCGGTAACGATTGTCCATTTTACACCATGCTGATGGAGCGTATTGAGCGACAGCTATTGCCGCGCCAGGTGGTGACCACGGTGGATGAGCAGATCGTGCGCGAACTGGTGGCCGATGGTCAGGGCGTGGCCATGATGCGTGAAGATGAGGCCATGCCGCTGGTGCAGCGCGGTCGGGTGAAAATCTGGGAACCGGGTTGGTTGACCCTGCCGTTGGGGTTGGCGTGGCTGAGTAAAAATTCCGGCCAGGATCGCATCCGTTCCATGGTCAGTGTTATCCAGGATGTCTGGCAGACTGAGCAGTCCGTGGAAGAGAGCGAGACGCCTTACTGGTTGTGA
- a CDS encoding symporter small accessory protein, with amino-acid sequence MLGLEGTLVPLGMILTLLSTVLCIIYGLLNWNKGYITDEELSQEQQWNEEEKHVEEQL; translated from the coding sequence ATGCTAGGACTCGAAGGGACACTTGTTCCCTTGGGCATGATCCTCACCCTGCTCAGCACGGTACTGTGCATTATTTACGGCCTGCTCAACTGGAACAAAGGCTATATAACCGACGAAGAGCTCTCCCAGGAACAACAGTGGAACGAGGAAGAAAAACACGTCGAGGAACAACTTTAA
- a CDS encoding sodium:solute symporter family protein translates to MSIPLLTTVVVVYLTIIAILSLQAWKKTNNTADYLVAGRQIHPFVMALSYGATFVSTSAIIGFGGAAAVFGMSLQWLTFLTVFVGVFIAFVFFGRRTRVMGLNLNAHTFPEFLGRRFESTRLQGATGLLIFMAMPLYASVVLMGGAKFIAQILAINYNVALFFLTIFVAVYVIMGGLKAVMYSDAFQGSMMFIGMVSLLVATYHKLGGFITAHQRLTNMQEIAIKIFGAKGHTGWTSFPEFGSEYWLIVVTTIVLGVGIGVLAQPQLIVRFMTVKSNRELNRAVLIGGIFVLIVVGVSFAIGALANVFFFYENPDTAGQIALIAAGKNVAEIIPLYISASMPQWFTAVFMITLLSAAMSTLSSQFHAMGTALGRDIYEKALGRSGNSVILTKVGILFAILISYFLAWALPTFFEGGTAIIARGTAIFFGICAAAFLPMYFGALYFRNMSRLSAWACFFTGTTISLFWLFFVHAKESKPLMVCNALFGVDSLGAGTLWAVVDPLVIALPASALVTILFNLKRNKSYSKQHIERCFHNMK, encoded by the coding sequence ATGAGCATCCCATTACTGACCACCGTTGTCGTCGTTTATCTGACCATTATTGCCATTTTATCGCTTCAGGCGTGGAAGAAAACCAATAACACCGCCGACTATCTGGTCGCCGGTCGTCAGATCCACCCCTTTGTCATGGCGTTATCCTACGGTGCAACCTTCGTCAGCACCTCGGCCATCATCGGCTTTGGCGGCGCAGCAGCCGTTTTCGGCATGAGCCTGCAGTGGCTGACCTTTCTTACCGTGTTTGTCGGCGTCTTTATCGCCTTTGTTTTTTTCGGTCGTCGCACCCGGGTGATGGGGTTGAATCTCAACGCCCACACCTTCCCGGAATTTCTTGGCCGCCGTTTTGAGTCAACCCGCCTGCAGGGTGCGACCGGCCTGTTGATTTTCATGGCCATGCCGCTTTACGCCAGCGTGGTTCTCATGGGCGGCGCCAAGTTCATCGCCCAGATTCTGGCCATCAATTACAACGTGGCTCTGTTCTTCCTGACCATCTTCGTCGCCGTCTATGTCATCATGGGCGGGCTCAAGGCGGTCATGTACTCCGATGCTTTTCAGGGCAGCATGATGTTTATCGGCATGGTGTCACTGCTTGTCGCCACCTATCACAAACTCGGTGGCTTCATCACCGCCCACCAGCGCCTGACCAACATGCAGGAGATCGCCATCAAGATCTTCGGCGCCAAGGGCCACACCGGCTGGACCAGCTTTCCCGAATTCGGCAGCGAATACTGGTTGATTGTCGTCACCACCATTGTTCTCGGCGTCGGCATCGGCGTCCTTGCCCAGCCTCAGTTGATCGTGCGGTTCATGACGGTGAAAAGCAATCGTGAACTCAACCGCGCCGTGCTGATTGGCGGCATCTTTGTCCTCATTGTCGTTGGCGTCTCTTTTGCCATCGGCGCACTGGCCAACGTGTTTTTCTTCTACGAAAACCCGGACACCGCCGGGCAGATTGCCCTGATCGCCGCGGGCAAGAATGTTGCCGAGATCATCCCGTTGTACATCAGTGCATCCATGCCGCAATGGTTCACCGCTGTGTTCATGATCACCCTGCTCTCTGCAGCCATGAGCACCCTGAGTTCCCAGTTTCACGCCATGGGCACAGCCCTTGGCCGAGATATTTACGAAAAAGCTCTGGGTCGCAGCGGTAATAGTGTCATCCTGACCAAGGTGGGCATTTTATTCGCCATCCTTATCAGCTACTTTCTCGCCTGGGCTCTGCCGACATTTTTTGAGGGGGGAACGGCCATCATTGCGCGGGGAACAGCGATCTTCTTCGGCATCTGCGCGGCGGCGTTTCTGCCGATGTATTTCGGGGCGCTTTATTTCCGCAACATGAGCCGCCTGAGCGCCTGGGCATGTTTTTTCACCGGCACAACCATCAGCCTGTTCTGGCTGTTTTTTGTCCACGCTAAAGAGTCCAAACCCCTGATGGTGTGCAACGCCCTGTTCGGCGTTGACTCTCTGGGAGCCGGGACCTTGTGGGCCGTTGTTGACCCACTGGTGATTGCCTTACCCGCTTCTGCCCTGGTGACAATCCTGTTCAACCTCAAACGAAACAAGAGCTATTCAAAACAGCATATTGAGCGCTGTTTCCACAACATGAAATAA
- a CDS encoding DUF2284 domain-containing protein, whose product MEESQLRQFTDKARALGMDDARCVGVMELPIDPTLTDYCLECGAYGESALCPPHRGAIDDVPKLLAGYEWAVVFKRDLPVVDLQSQEYHEVARQIHVVAAQLEKWARMRGFKAAGLAAGSCKRLFCANSDSCQALEPGGVCRFPQWSRLSLSALGVNVFALCDKIGWPIEKITRDSSHPSDAMGVLVGILLVGRK is encoded by the coding sequence ATGGAAGAGAGTCAGCTACGACAATTCACCGATAAGGCCCGTGCGTTGGGAATGGATGATGCCCGTTGTGTTGGTGTGATGGAATTACCCATTGATCCGACACTGACGGATTATTGTCTGGAATGCGGTGCCTATGGCGAATCCGCCCTGTGTCCACCGCATCGTGGTGCCATTGATGATGTGCCGAAATTGCTGGCCGGTTATGAGTGGGCCGTGGTGTTCAAGCGCGACCTGCCGGTGGTGGATTTACAAAGTCAGGAATACCATGAAGTGGCGCGACAGATCCACGTCGTGGCAGCACAACTGGAAAAGTGGGCGCGCATGCGTGGTTTTAAAGCGGCCGGACTCGCCGCAGGCTCATGCAAGCGGTTGTTTTGCGCCAACAGTGACAGTTGTCAGGCGTTGGAGCCGGGTGGCGTGTGCCGCTTTCCCCAATGGTCGCGGTTGTCGTTGTCGGCTCTGGGCGTCAATGTGTTTGCGTTGTGCGACAAAATTGGCTGGCCGATTGAAAAGATCACCCGTGACAGCAGTCATCCGTCCGATGCCATGGGCGTGCTGGTTGGTATCCTGCTGGTGGGACGCAAATAA
- a CDS encoding LysR family transcriptional regulator: protein MEINELKIFLAVARQGSISRAAEELNYVQSNVTTRIKQLEERFGRPLFHRKSKGVCLTASGLILCDYAQRIIQLTGEAHDALSENAVPQGPLAISSMETTAAVRLPSLLADYHRRYPQVALNLVSAPSAESLKKLLDYQVDGAFIAGEVDPQAIESCEVFEEELVLVAPLDIDPLTMESLKILVFRPGCSYRARLENWLRQNGRLGYHSVELGSIEGILACVAAGMGISILPRSVVERPHLMQNCALHELPEPVRRMTTRFVWRRHEKPSTALQVFRELLPAP from the coding sequence ATGGAGATCAACGAACTGAAAATCTTTTTGGCCGTGGCTCGACAGGGGAGTATCTCCCGTGCTGCCGAAGAGTTGAACTACGTGCAGTCCAATGTGACGACACGGATTAAACAACTCGAAGAGCGATTCGGTCGTCCTCTGTTTCATCGCAAAAGCAAAGGGGTGTGTCTCACCGCTTCGGGGCTGATATTGTGCGATTATGCGCAGCGGATCATTCAATTGACCGGCGAAGCACACGATGCCCTGAGCGAGAACGCCGTGCCGCAAGGGCCATTGGCCATCAGCTCCATGGAAACGACGGCAGCAGTGCGTCTACCGAGCTTGCTGGCCGATTATCATCGCCGTTATCCTCAGGTTGCCCTCAATCTGGTCTCGGCGCCTTCGGCGGAATCGTTGAAAAAGCTGCTTGATTATCAGGTGGACGGCGCATTTATCGCCGGTGAAGTTGACCCGCAGGCCATCGAATCGTGCGAAGTCTTTGAAGAGGAGCTGGTGCTGGTGGCGCCGTTGGATATTGATCCCCTCACTATGGAGAGTCTGAAGATCCTGGTGTTTCGTCCCGGATGTTCTTACCGGGCGCGGCTGGAAAACTGGTTGCGGCAGAACGGCCGTTTGGGGTACCACAGCGTTGAACTGGGCTCCATCGAAGGGATTCTTGCCTGCGTGGCGGCCGGGATGGGGATCAGCATTCTGCCCCGGTCCGTGGTTGAGCGTCCCCACCTGATGCAGAACTGTGCCCTGCATGAGCTGCCGGAGCCGGTTCGTAGAATGACGACCCGTTTTGTCTGGCGGCGCCATGAAAAACCGAGTACGGCCCTGCAGGTGTTCCGTGAATTATTGCCGGCTCCATGA
- a CDS encoding YbfB/YjiJ family MFS transporter has protein sequence MQTQHNNQTALTVLIGGMLGMVVAMGIARFAYTPILPLMQRDLGISNSLAGGLAAINYAGYLVGAVLCMLAPKLLHNRVLTATALFISIATTLTMGLTTSEIAWSAMRFASGLTSAILFIVITAEVAETLIRCGHSQWLGALYSGIGAGIALSGLLVPWLDRINGWSGTWLGMGGLALGMALLGLAVGRRHIEVRPSTQPVAAPQKHKHSLWRLAVAYFLEGFGYIVTATFIVAIITDTPGLAGFAPYSWVAVGVAAIPSTLIWPLLARRIGYQKALLSAYALQAVGIVFSINATTIGEVLFAAVSFGATFLGIVALTLAEGNRRRPTDTRRAAAILTTAFSLGQMFGPAVAGVIADTHAGFFLPLGIAAGCIVCGGVIIIFDHFSPAPILN, from the coding sequence ATGCAGACACAGCACAACAACCAGACGGCTTTAACGGTGTTGATCGGCGGCATGCTCGGCATGGTGGTGGCCATGGGTATTGCCCGCTTTGCCTACACCCCGATTCTGCCCTTGATGCAACGTGACCTCGGCATCAGCAACAGTCTGGCCGGCGGTCTGGCAGCCATCAATTACGCGGGCTATCTCGTTGGCGCAGTGCTGTGCATGCTGGCACCAAAGCTATTGCACAATCGGGTCCTTACGGCCACAGCTCTTTTCATCAGCATTGCCACCACCCTGACCATGGGCCTGACCACGTCGGAAATCGCCTGGAGTGCCATGCGGTTTGCCAGCGGACTAACCAGCGCCATCCTGTTTATCGTTATTACTGCGGAAGTTGCCGAAACCCTGATCCGTTGTGGGCACAGCCAATGGCTCGGTGCGCTTTACAGCGGTATCGGCGCAGGCATAGCCCTGAGCGGACTGCTGGTGCCGTGGCTTGACCGGATTAACGGCTGGTCCGGCACCTGGCTCGGCATGGGCGGACTTGCCCTGGGCATGGCCCTGCTGGGTCTGGCAGTGGGTCGCAGACATATTGAGGTCCGTCCATCGACACAACCCGTCGCAGCCCCCCAAAAACATAAACACTCGCTGTGGCGATTAGCCGTTGCCTATTTTCTTGAAGGGTTTGGCTACATTGTTACGGCCACCTTTATCGTCGCCATTATCACCGACACACCGGGCCTGGCTGGATTTGCTCCGTATAGCTGGGTTGCCGTGGGAGTGGCTGCGATCCCATCGACCCTGATCTGGCCGCTCCTGGCGCGGCGCATCGGCTACCAAAAAGCCCTGCTGTCAGCCTACGCTTTGCAAGCCGTGGGCATTGTGTTCAGCATCAACGCCACTACGATTGGCGAGGTGTTATTCGCAGCGGTCAGCTTCGGTGCCACCTTTCTCGGCATCGTCGCCTTGACTCTGGCCGAAGGCAATCGCCGCAGGCCGACGGATACACGGCGCGCCGCCGCCATTCTGACCACGGCGTTCAGCCTCGGCCAGATGTTCGGTCCAGCCGTTGCCGGAGTGATTGCCGACACCCATGCCGGCTTTTTTCTGCCGCTGGGTATTGCTGCAGGCTGTATTGTCTGTGGTGGCGTCATCATTATTTTTGACCACTTCTCGCCAGCACCTATTCTTAATTGA
- a CDS encoding tautomerase family protein, with the protein MPYVHFRITNEGATKEQKAALIKGATQLLVDVLGKNPATTVVTIEEVDTDNWGIGGETVTVLRQGK; encoded by the coding sequence ATGCCTTACGTCCATTTTCGTATCACCAACGAAGGAGCCACCAAAGAACAGAAAGCCGCGCTGATCAAAGGAGCCACCCAACTACTGGTTGATGTGCTCGGCAAAAATCCGGCCACCACGGTTGTCACCATTGAAGAAGTGGATACCGACAACTGGGGTATCGGCGGCGAAACGGTCACAGTGCTGCGCCAGGGGAAATAG
- a CDS encoding mechanosensitive ion channel family protein, giving the protein MEQLHTWLQQEYFDISLQRYALAMGIVLLCLIFKRLFSRLLTRVISPLVDRTENTFDDLLLQSLRRPLEFLVFIAGLFIALQVLQLPSEPTDLKQFGHALIKTLFTFNIGWILFNAVDILECTIAKWAHHTGSPLDDHLLPFIRKSARLFIFVLAGVLIIQNLGYSISGLLASLGLGGLAVALAAKDTLSNIFGSIMILLDRPFRVGDWIQTDNLEGVVEEIGFRSTKIRTFAKTLITVPNNIIANTSLNNYSRMPKRRIKMSVGVTYDSTPQQMRDAVAAIRTMLKNHPAIQQDFMLVNFTDFGASSLDILIYCFTTTTVWGDYLEAREDVCLKIMEILDGLHMEIAFPSRSIYIHDNSDSLIDPDRLASTEESA; this is encoded by the coding sequence ATGGAGCAACTCCATACCTGGCTGCAACAGGAGTATTTTGATATTTCTCTGCAACGCTACGCTCTGGCTATGGGCATTGTGTTGCTGTGCCTGATTTTCAAGCGTTTGTTCAGTCGCCTTTTAACCCGCGTCATTTCACCACTGGTGGATCGCACCGAGAACACCTTTGATGATCTGCTGCTGCAGAGTTTGCGACGTCCTCTGGAATTTCTCGTTTTCATCGCCGGGCTGTTTATCGCCCTGCAGGTGTTGCAACTGCCCAGCGAACCAACCGATTTAAAGCAGTTCGGCCACGCTTTGATCAAGACGCTATTCACGTTCAATATCGGCTGGATTCTGTTCAATGCCGTCGACATTCTCGAATGCACCATTGCCAAGTGGGCGCATCATACCGGCTCACCGCTCGACGACCACCTGCTGCCATTTATCCGCAAATCGGCGCGGCTGTTTATTTTCGTGCTGGCAGGCGTGTTGATTATCCAGAACCTCGGTTATTCCATCTCCGGGTTGCTTGCGTCACTCGGCCTCGGTGGTCTCGCCGTCGCTCTGGCGGCCAAAGACACCCTGTCGAACATTTTCGGCTCAATCATGATTTTGCTCGACCGCCCGTTCCGGGTTGGCGACTGGATTCAGACCGATAACCTTGAAGGCGTGGTGGAAGAGATCGGCTTCCGTTCCACCAAAATCCGCACCTTTGCCAAGACCCTGATCACGGTACCCAACAACATCATCGCCAACACCTCGCTCAACAACTACAGCCGCATGCCCAAGCGCCGGATCAAGATGAGTGTCGGCGTCACCTACGACAGCACACCGCAACAGATGCGCGACGCCGTGGCCGCTATCCGCACCATGCTGAAAAACCACCCGGCCATCCAGCAGGACTTCATGCTGGTCAACTTTACCGATTTTGGTGCGTCGTCTCTGGATATCCTGATCTACTGCTTCACCACGACCACGGTGTGGGGCGATTACCTTGAAGCCCGCGAAGATGTGTGTCTGAAAATTATGGAGATCCTTGACGGTCTCCACATGGAGATCGCCTTTCCCAGCCGCAGCATTTACATCCACGACAACAGCGACAGCCTGATCGATCCCGATCGGTTGGCGTCCACCGAGGAGAGCGCCTGA
- a CDS encoding HD domain-containing protein produces the protein MKHEQLKGQLIKTLVDFFDTDYRRITHAIEVLKQAELLVGHYDHVDEELLLASAVLHDVGIKPSEAQLGYNDGKTQEQYGPAVATELLEKIGFDPDKTKKVAEIVGNHHSKSRYDYVELEILKLADQIVNKIDNIN, from the coding sequence ATGAAACACGAACAGCTCAAAGGGCAACTGATCAAGACGCTGGTTGATTTCTTCGACACCGATTACCGCCGCATCACCCACGCCATTGAAGTGCTTAAACAGGCCGAACTGCTGGTCGGCCACTATGACCATGTCGACGAAGAACTGCTGCTGGCCAGTGCCGTGCTCCACGATGTCGGCATCAAACCCTCCGAGGCTCAACTCGGCTACAACGACGGCAAAACCCAAGAGCAATACGGTCCGGCCGTGGCCACGGAGCTGCTAGAGAAAATCGGCTTTGATCCAGACAAAACGAAAAAAGTCGCCGAGATCGTCGGCAACCACCATTCCAAATCACGCTACGACTATGTTGAGCTGGAAATCCTCAAGCTCGCCGACCAGATCGTCAACAAGATCGACAACATCAACTAG
- a CDS encoding YkgJ family cysteine cluster protein, with product MWTALIEHAQQKHRFLDQLCTLCSGEFVGKGGTIHCKRGCSGCCSLNVRCTLTEAVALAPHLNDNQIEAIHLHAEKLKQIDRDNNDLKNFLKASREQVGPCPLLDADGACSVYAYRPLACRALLSTMDPHYCTLDFSTLSSEEKQAFMAQLDQESVNFPTHYLAMPQQIAQAAEMECLEKMKEVFGVAVTGNLPYLLELEVTLKVSEKLAENRRIQELTGNTKSESFLIEAITC from the coding sequence GTGTGGACCGCCCTTATTGAACACGCTCAGCAAAAGCACCGCTTCCTCGACCAGCTCTGTACCCTGTGCAGCGGTGAATTCGTCGGCAAAGGTGGCACCATCCACTGCAAACGCGGCTGTTCGGGTTGCTGCTCGCTTAATGTGCGCTGTACCCTCACCGAAGCCGTGGCCCTGGCTCCACACCTGAATGACAACCAGATTGAAGCGATCCACCTTCACGCCGAAAAGCTCAAACAGATTGACCGCGACAACAATGATCTGAAAAATTTCCTCAAAGCCAGCCGCGAGCAAGTCGGCCCCTGCCCACTGCTCGATGCGGACGGTGCCTGCTCCGTCTATGCATACCGCCCCCTGGCCTGCCGCGCGCTACTCTCCACCATGGATCCCCACTATTGCACACTGGATTTCTCCACACTCAGCAGCGAAGAAAAACAAGCCTTCATGGCCCAGCTTGATCAGGAGTCCGTCAACTTCCCCACCCACTATCTCGCCATGCCGCAACAGATCGCCCAGGCGGCGGAGATGGAATGTCTGGAAAAGATGAAAGAGGTGTTTGGTGTGGCCGTGACTGGGAATCTGCCTTATTTGTTGGAGTTGGAAGTGACGTTAAAGGTGAGTGAAAAGCTGGCTGAAAACCGACGAATTCAAGAATTGACCGGCAACACTAAGAGCGAATCTTTTCTGATTGAGGCTATCACTTGCTAA
- a CDS encoding PKD domain-containing protein: MKKILFILVCFTFLILNGGCSSDNDHHASTNHVPVADAGPDQNVTLGTVVQLDGSNSTDQDGDTLTYSWIFSSLPAGSSATLSDDTAARPTFTADVEGNYELNLIVSDDVSDSLDETVLITASAANSAPVADAGTDQNVLVDDTVNLDGSGSSDTDGDPLTYTWRFISVPGGSTATLSDTSAQSPSFTADTEGSYQVGLVVNDGSVDSAESSTTITATLGNATPVADAGEDQNVSVGDTVNLDGSSSSDADGDPLTYSWSITSAPATSTATLSDVTSATPTFTVDVYGDYVFSLTVNDGEDDSAIDTITISTQFAQPANHVAVNFTIDDSASATYDNTSGLAWKGSFSYNADTRILTYNGAWPGPYVLVYDDGPWTTGGHEPSTATANDHIWGVTVWISNSTGVTLEYGAISGSVDGSDGVWIWTGSNGNITIPAGTTTPINAPGLVLP; this comes from the coding sequence ATGAAAAAAATTCTTTTTATTCTCGTGTGTTTTACATTTCTAATTCTCAATGGTGGATGCAGTAGCGACAATGACCACCATGCATCAACCAACCATGTTCCGGTAGCCGATGCTGGCCCAGATCAAAATGTCACTCTCGGCACCGTCGTTCAACTCGATGGCAGCAACAGCACCGATCAAGATGGTGACACCCTCACCTATTCCTGGATATTCTCATCCCTGCCTGCCGGCAGCAGTGCAACCCTTTCAGACGATACCGCAGCTCGACCTACGTTTACTGCGGATGTTGAAGGGAACTACGAACTGAACCTGATTGTTAGTGACGACGTTTCGGACAGCCTTGATGAGACGGTTTTGATTACTGCATCCGCAGCGAACTCCGCACCTGTAGCTGATGCGGGAACCGATCAGAATGTCCTGGTTGATGACACGGTCAATCTGGACGGAAGCGGCAGCAGTGATACTGATGGTGATCCGTTGACCTACACTTGGCGTTTCATCAGCGTTCCAGGCGGCAGCACGGCAACACTTTCCGACACATCTGCACAATCGCCTTCGTTTACTGCAGATACTGAGGGCAGTTACCAGGTTGGCTTAGTGGTCAATGATGGCAGCGTCGACAGTGCCGAATCAAGCACAACAATCACCGCAACTCTTGGCAATGCGACACCTGTGGCCGATGCCGGGGAAGATCAAAATGTCTCCGTCGGCGATACTGTCAACCTTGATGGCAGTAGCAGCAGTGATGCAGACGGTGATCCATTAACTTATTCCTGGTCGATCACCAGTGCCCCGGCAACCAGCACTGCAACATTGTCAGATGTGACGTCAGCAACACCGACATTCACTGTCGATGTGTACGGCGATTATGTTTTCAGCTTAACCGTCAATGACGGTGAAGATGACAGCGCAATAGACACGATCACGATCTCCACACAATTTGCTCAACCGGCAAACCATGTTGCGGTAAACTTCACTATTGACGATTCAGCAAGTGCCACTTATGACAACACCAGTGGACTAGCCTGGAAAGGATCATTCAGCTACAACGCTGACACCCGTATCCTGACATATAACGGAGCCTGGCCCGGTCCTTACGTACTTGTTTATGATGATGGCCCTTGGACCACCGGCGGTCATGAACCTTCCACGGCCACAGCGAACGACCATATCTGGGGTGTCACGGTATGGATTTCCAACAGTACAGGCGTCACCCTTGAATACGGCGCGATTTCTGGATCGGTAGACGGTTCTGACGGCGTCTGGATCTGGACTGGCTCGAATGGCAACATTACGATTCCGGCGGGAACGACAACACCAATAAACGCACCTGGGCTGGTTCTTCCATAA
- a CDS encoding TIGR01458 family HAD-type hydrolase: MSLPTTIYGLLIDLDGVLYVGETPVPGAQQVLKRLDDENIPRRYLTNTTTRTAASVVQKLRRLGFSVHEEEVFSPISATVQFLNGLGRPTINPVVRDSVLPAFADFPRNNERPDYVIIGDIGAAWSYPLINTIFSQLHAGAELIAMHKNKFFQGEEGLQVDIGAFVAGLEYVSGKQAKVIGKPSRDFFELALQSLQLSASNVAMIGDDIETDIGGGKAIGLHGILVKTGKYRQGCEEGAAFSPDAVMDSFSDLFECVAPRDKI; this comes from the coding sequence ATGTCGTTACCAACAACGATTTATGGCCTTCTTATCGACCTCGACGGCGTCCTTTATGTTGGTGAAACACCGGTGCCCGGCGCTCAGCAGGTGTTGAAGCGATTGGATGATGAGAACATTCCTCGGCGCTACCTGACCAATACGACAACGCGCACTGCCGCGTCCGTTGTTCAAAAACTAAGGCGCTTGGGATTTAGCGTCCATGAAGAGGAAGTTTTCAGCCCGATTTCGGCCACAGTGCAGTTCCTCAACGGATTGGGCCGTCCAACAATCAACCCAGTGGTTCGTGACAGTGTCCTACCGGCATTTGCCGACTTTCCCAGAAACAATGAGCGGCCGGATTACGTGATTATCGGCGACATTGGCGCTGCGTGGAGTTACCCTCTCATCAACACCATCTTTTCACAGCTCCATGCCGGAGCCGAGCTGATCGCCATGCACAAAAACAAGTTTTTCCAGGGTGAAGAAGGGCTTCAGGTCGACATCGGTGCGTTTGTAGCCGGGTTGGAATACGTTAGTGGTAAACAGGCAAAGGTGATTGGTAAACCAAGTCGCGACTTTTTTGAACTGGCCCTGCAATCTCTGCAGTTATCCGCATCGAATGTTGCCATGATTGGTGACGACATCGAAACCGATATCGGCGGAGGAAAAGCCATCGGACTGCATGGCATTTTGGTAAAAACCGGCAAATATCGTCAAGGTTGCGAGGAAGGGGCCGCCTTTTCCCCCGACGCCGTCATGGACTCGTTTAGCGACCTGTTCGAGTGCGTTGCACCACGAGATAAGATCTAA